CGTAAGGTGAGTTTTATTTTTTGATAACAAAATTATTTTTTATCCGTAGATGTAGGATTGTTAGTAGATGCATAACGTTTGCTCGCATCCATAGAAATAGATGATTTATCCATTTGAATCCTGACCCCTTTATCTACTTCTAAAAAAAAGGTATCTCCTTCTATAGAATATACTTTTCCATGTATACCTGA
This DNA window, taken from Chitinophagaceae bacterium, encodes the following:
- the yajC gene encoding preprotein translocase subunit YajC; protein product: MSQLTQLAPILLMILVFWVFMIRPQQKKQKQQRLFIDGVKKGDDIATFSGIHGKVYSIEGDTFFLEVDKGVRIQMDKSSISMDASKRYASTNNPTSTDKK